The following are encoded in a window of Roseimaritima ulvae genomic DNA:
- a CDS encoding histidine phosphatase family protein — protein MNDCPMSEQADVVIIRHGEVEPKWKTICYGAMDVPLSVAGLAASQTLANQLAARIRPAAIYHSDLQRTRTLATMLTEACTGRVPIIAEARLRERNYGQWQGRSWDEAYASDSDNFIGLIEAPDTYRPPGGETTSEMQQRIVQWYDECLPQHRSTGPVITISHSGPIAALAGHLRGLHARDWQPWTISNLESLHIHGNHIQRVNPSAAT, from the coding sequence ATGAATGATTGCCCGATGAGCGAGCAAGCGGATGTGGTGATAATTCGTCACGGCGAAGTCGAGCCGAAATGGAAGACGATTTGCTACGGAGCGATGGACGTGCCGCTCAGCGTCGCCGGGCTGGCCGCATCGCAAACTTTGGCGAACCAGTTAGCCGCCCGCATTCGCCCCGCCGCGATCTACCACAGCGATCTGCAGCGGACGCGGACGCTTGCCACGATGCTGACCGAAGCCTGCACGGGGCGAGTACCGATCATCGCCGAAGCACGACTGCGAGAGCGCAACTACGGACAATGGCAAGGACGCTCCTGGGACGAAGCCTACGCCAGCGACTCGGACAACTTCATCGGGCTGATCGAAGCCCCCGACACGTATCGACCGCCCGGAGGCGAGACGACGTCGGAAATGCAACAACGGATCGTGCAGTGGTACGACGAGTGCCTACCGCAGCACCGCTCGACCGGTCCGGTGATCACGATCAGCCACAGCGGACCGATCGCCGCCCTGGCCGGCCACCTACGCGGCCTCCACGCCCGCGACTGGCAACCCTGGACGATCAGCAACTTGGAATCGCTACACATTCACGGCAACCACATACAACGTGTGAATCCGTCGGCCGCCACGTAG